Proteins from a single region of Apium graveolens cultivar Ventura chromosome 7, ASM990537v1, whole genome shotgun sequence:
- the LOC141674590 gene encoding uncharacterized protein LOC141674590 produces MTADAPEHYVRKEISKWSDPEKAAMLKDAKVRNILHNSLDNIMSNRVIVCKIVKEIWDALKTRCQGTMVIKNNRRVVLVQEYEQFDAKADESITDIYDKFVTLLNDQSLVGEEYKREDSNTKFMRALLED; encoded by the coding sequence ATGACAGCAGATGCTCCTGAACACTATGTCAGGAAggaaatatcaaagtggtcagaTCCTGAAAAAGCTGCAATGCTTAAGGATGCTAAAGTCAGGAATATTCTGCATAATAGTTTGGACAATATTATGTCAAATAGAGTGATTGTCTGCAAGATTgtaaaggaaatatgggatgcctTAAAGACACGGTGCCAAGGTACAATGGTAATAAAGAATAACAGAAGAGTTGTTCttgtgcaagaatatgagcaatttgatgcCAAGGCTGATGAGTCAATTACTGATATATATGATAAATTTGTGACACTGTTGAATGATCAATCATTAGTTGGAGAAGAATATAAAAGAGAAGACTCAAACACCAAATTTATGAGAGCTCTTCTAGAAGATTAG